A region of the Pseudarthrobacter sp. MM222 genome:
GGCCTTCGGCGACTTCGGCGCCGAAGGGCGGCACTTCCGGGCCGCCGTCGTGCCGGTAAAGGGACCGCCCGGACCGGTGACCTATCTGTTGGTCGGACGGGACACCGGGGACCTACAGGAACATCTCGTGTCCTCAATCCACACCTACGTCCTGGTCGCTGCCGGCACGCTGCTCGCTGCCGCCCTTCTCGGAGGCACGGTGGCCGGCAGGCTTCTTTACCCGCTGCGCCGGCTGCGCGAAGCCACCCGGGTGGTCAGTCCCGAGGACATGACACAGCGGGTGGAAGTCCGCAACGGCGCGGATGATGTCACGCTGCTCATGAAGACCTTCAACACCATGCTGGAACGGCTGGACGAGGGAGCGCAGCAGCAGCAAAAGTTTTTGGACGACGCGGGCCATGAGCTGCGGACTCCGCTGACGATCCTCCGTGGCCACCTGGAACTCGTGGCTGTGGACGACCCGGGCGATGTGACGGCCACGAGGGACGTCCTGCTCGAGGAAGTGGACCGGATGCAGCGGCTCGTGGACGACCTGCTCCTGCTGGCCAACGCCGGCCGCCCCGACTTCCTCAGGAAGCAGCCCGTCCGGTTCCCCGACTTCCTCCATCAGGTGATGGAGAAAGTCCACGTCCTCGCGGACCGCCACTGGCAACTGGACGAGTCGGCCGAGGTGATGCTGGAGGCGGACCCGCAGCGGATCACCCAAGCTCTGGTCCAGCTGGCCGCCAATGCGGTCAAATACACCGGGCCGTCCTCCACGATCGCCCTCGGCAGCCGGCTGGAAAGTTCGACGGCGCCGGACGGCTCGCCGCTGCCTGACGGCACGGCGGCGCTCGACGGCTCGCCGCTGCCAGAAGCGGACACGCTGCTGCTGTGGGTGCGTGACACCGGGACGGGAATCGCTCCGGAGGACCAGCAGCGGATCTTCGAGCGGTTCGGCCGAGCCCACCCTGGCCGCGGACAGGAGGGATCCGGACTGGGCCTGGCAATCGTCACCGCCATTGCCGAAGCGCATGGCGGGAACGCCGGCGTCGAATCCGAGTACGGTCACGGATCCCGGTTCTTGGTCCGGATCCCGCTCCAGCCTGTCGGTGCACGGCTCTGAGCAGCACCGCGCAGAGCAGCACCGCGCAGTTGATGAAAAATCATTAATCTTCCCCTCATCGTTTCCTCACCCTGCGGCTCCAAGCTGTAGCTAAGAAGAAGCGGGGAGGATGACCGTGGAGCCACTGCGGATAGTGCTTTACTCACATGATTCAGTGGGCCTGGGCCACGTGCGCCGAAACCTGGTGCTGGCCCACGCGCTTGCCAATCAACTCCCGGGGCTGACCGGCCGCCCCGTCACCGGTATCCTCATCACCGGCACAGCGCACGCCCCCGGGTTCCCTGCCCCCGAGGGCTGGGACTGGGTGCTGCTTCCCGGCATCGGGAAGAGCCCCGAGGGCTACCTGCCCCGGAATCTCAGCCTGCCCATGGCCGAGCTCGTGTCCCTGCGTTCGAGGCTGTTGCACGGGGTACTGGCGGGCTTCCGCCCCGACCTGGTGATCGTGGACCGCCATGCCACCGGCGTCCACCGGGAACTGGAAAGTGCCCTGCGGCATGCCCGGGCCGAGGGCCCGGTTCGCGTGGTGCTGGGCCTTCGTGAAGTCCTCGATGCCCCGGACCCAGCCTTTACCGAATGGGCCCGCTTCGGTGGAGCACGGATGGTCAAGTCTCTTTTCGACGCAATCTGGGTCTACGGCGACCCTGCCATCCACGATCCGGTGGCATCCGGCGAGATCCCGTTTTCGCTGCGCAAGCTCATTCGGTACACCGGCTACCTGGCCACCGGGCGTCCCTCGGTCTCCGGCACCAGTTGTATGGACGGCCCCTACGTGATGACCACAGTGGGCGGCGGCTCGGACGGCCACGCCCTCGCGCGGCTCGCGGTCGCGGCACCGGTCCCGGCCGGGCTGGGCCATCTGGTTGTGGCCGGCCCGCAGATGCCCGTTGAGGAGTTCGAGGACCTGGCCCGCCATGCCCGCCCAGGGGTCAAGGTGGTCCCTGCCCTGAACGACATCGTCTTCCACCTCCGTCACGCTGCCGCCGTCGTGGCGATGGGCGGGTACAACACGGTGTGCGAAATTCTGAGCACCAGCGTCCCCGCCCTCATCGTCCCCCGCACCGAGTCGCGGGCCGAACAGCGCATCCGGGCCAACTCCCTCGCCAAGGCCGGCTATCTGGAACAGCACGAGATCGACACCCTGACCCCGGAGATCCTGGCCGATTGGTGGGCCTCGCGCCTCGGTACCACGGTGGACCGGCGGCGGGCGGTCCTGGACGGGCTGATCCGGGTCCCGCAGCTGGCCGCCGGTCTGCTGCAGACGGCAGTGGCCGCGGGCGTCGCCGCGGACGAAGCGGAGGCAAACGTCGTCGAGGTCCCCGCAGCCGCGAAGGGAAGTGCCGCCCGTGTTGCCGTCTGAACCTGGGACGGCCTACGTCCTGAAGATGTATCCGCGCTTCTCGGAGACGTTCATCGTTTCCGAGATCCTGGCACGGGAAGCCGCCGGGGACCGGATCGAAATTTTCTCCCTGCGGCCTACCACCGATGCCCGGTTCCACTCCGAGCTCGCCCGGGTACAGGCTCCTGTGACCTACATCGACCGGCCAATTAAGACCGTGGCCCTGTGGGACTGCCTGCAAAAGGCTGCGGCAGCCGGACTCATGCCGGCCCTGAGCCGCAACCTTGGCGAACTTGCCGCCGCCACTGCGGACGACGCCATCCAGGCCGTCAGTTTAGCCACGGCCCTGCAGAACCGGAACATCCGGCACATGCACGTACACTTCGCGTCCGGCGCCGCCACGGTGGCACGGCTGACCTCGGCCATCACCGGCATCCCGTTCTCCTTCACCGCGCACGCGGTGGACATTTTCCATGAGTCGGTCCGCGACGAGGACCTGCAGCTGAAGCTCGAGAAGGCCCACCACGCCGTCACCATCAGCCGCTTCAACCTGCGCTACCTGCGCCGCCGTTTCCCGGCCTCCACGTCCCGGCTGCACCTGGTGCGCAACGGACTGGAGCTGGAGCGGTTCCCGTACCGGGATCCTCGCCCGCCCGGCACCACGCTGCGCATCGCCGCGGTGGGGCGCCTGGTGGAGAAGAAGGGGTTCCAGCATTTGCTGCCGGCCGCCGCCGAACTCCTGGAACGGGGCGTCAAGCTGGAGCTGCGCATCGCAGGGACCGGCATTCTGGCCGAGGAGCTGGAGGCGAGCATCGGGCAGCTCCGGCTCCAGGACAACGTCCGCCTGATCGGGCCCCAGACCCAGGACCAGATCCACGAACTGCTCGACTCCGCCGATGTCTTCGTGGCGCCCTGCGTCGTCGGTGCCGACGGCAACGCCGACGGCATGCCCACCGTCCTGCTGGAAGCCATGGCCACGGGAGTGCCCTGCGTCAGCACGTCGGTCACCGGGATTCCGGAGGCCATCCGCAACGGCTCCACCGGGGTCCTCGTCCGGCCGGGAAACCCGCACGCGCTGGCCCGTGCTGTCCGCACCCTCGTTTCCCCCGGCACCGACAGGGCGGCTCTGGCCCGCAATGCCCGCGCCCTGGTCGAGGAGGACTACGACGTCCGCCGCCAGGCCGAACTCCTCAGGTCCCTCTCCCGCCCGGAGAGGCAAGTCGCATGACACGCGTGGCCTACTTTTGCGCAGACCCAGGGGTGCCGGTCTTCGGCACGAAGGGCTCCTCGGTCCACGTCCAGGAGATCGTCCGGGCGTGGCGCGGCACCGGTGCCGACGTCACGGTCTACTGCGCGCGCCGCGGAACGGACCGGCCCGCCGATCTGGCCGATCTCGACGTCGTCGAGGTCACCCCGAAGTCGGCCACGGCCGGTGCCGCAAGGGAGCAGGCCATCGAGGACGCCGCGCTGGCCCTCGTTGACGAAGTGCTCCACCGCGGCTGCGGCCTGATTTACGAACGCTATTCACTGTTCAGCCCGGCACTGTCCGTGCTTGCCCCCGTGCTGGACATCCCGTCGGTGCTCGAAATCAACGCCCCGCTGATCGAGGAGCAGCAGCGGTACCGCCAACTGGTGGACGTCAAGAAGGCCGAGACCGTTTTGCGGCGAAATGCGAGAACGGCCGACGTCGTCGCCTGCGTCTCCGAACCTGTGGTCCGCTGGGTTCTGCAGCGGGTACCGTCCGCACGGACGGTGCTGGTGCCCAACGGCGTCAACATCCACCGGATCACCCCGCGCCAGCCCGGCCGGCGCAGCCCGAACCACCTCACTGTCGCCTTCGTCGGCACGCTCAAGCCGTGGCACGGCGTACCGGGCCTTTTGCATGGAGTGGCCCTGGCCAATGCGCAGACACCGGACCCCGCTAACCGCTGGCGGGCGCTGGTGATAGGGAACGGACCGGTCCGTGAGGACCTCGAACGGCTCGCCGCCACGCTTGGCGTGGAAGCCCGATTCACCGGGGCGGTGCCACCTGACGCCGTGCCAGGGCTCCTCGACGACGCCGACGCCGGGGCAGCCCCCTACCCCGCCGACGTCGCCGGCCAGGACGATTACTTCTCTCCGCTGAAGGTCTATGAATACATGGCGGCCGCGCTGCCCATCATCGCCAGTGCCGTGGGCCAGATCCCGTCCATCCTGGAACACGGGCGAACGGGGATCCTGGTGCCGCCCGGAGAACCAGCCGCAGTGGCTGAGGCCCTCATCCTGCTCGCAGGGGATCCCGCCCTTCGCGAACGCCTCGGCACGTCCGCACGCGCAGACGCCGAGCAGCATTTCAGTTGGGACGGCGTACTCACTCGCATCACCCACTGCCTGCCCCCGATCCGGAGGGCGGCCACCCAGTGAGCAAGAAGTCCAGTCCTTCACCGCCAGACGGGACGCGCCGCGCCTGGCACCTGCGCCGGCGGCACGGCAGTAAACCTGAATCCGGGCTGCGCCGCACCCTTCGCTGTGCCATGCCGCATCTTCGCGGGCACCGGCTCCTGATGACCTGGGGATTCGTGGCCATGATGGTAGGCGTCCTGCTCCGCCTGCTGGAGCCGTGGCCGGTGAAGATGGTGATCGATTCGGTGTCACGTTCGCTGGGCGCAACCATCAAGAGGCCCGGGCCCACCATGGAGGCCAGCCTGGAGACCATGCTGCTGTGCGGGGGCGCGATTGTGGTCATCAGCGTCCTGCGGGCCATCGCCAATTACTGGTCCGCCATCGCGTTCGCCACGATCGGATCCAAGGTCGCAGCCGATCTGAGAGCCCAAACCTTCCGCCACGTTCAGGGCCTGTCCATGCGGCACCACACACGGGCCTCGTCCGGCGACACCGTCCAGCGCCTCGTGAGCGACGTCTCCCGCCTCCAGGACGTGGCGGTCCACGCGGGACTGCCCATGGTGGGAAACATAGTGACGCTCGTCGCCATGACCCTCATCATGTTTTGGCTGGATCCCCTGCTGGCCCTGGTCGTCTTTGTATCCACCGGGATATTCGCCGTGCTCTCCCACCGGAGTTCCGGACCGATCACCGCTGCGGCCCGCAAGTCCCGCAAGGGTGAAAGCGCGTTGGCCACCACCGCTAGCCAGACCCTCGGAGCCATGCGCGAAGTACAGGCCTACGGACTCGAGGACACCATCAGTTCCAGCTTCCGGCACTCCAACAATGCCGCCACGGGCACGGGCGTTGCCGCCATGCGGCTGACCGCCAGCCTGTCGCGCCGCACGGATGTCCTGATCGGCCTCGCCACCGCGATTGTGCTGGCCGGAGGCGGCTGGCGCGTACTGAACCACTCGCTCAGCCCCGGGGACCTCATCATCTTCCTCACCTACCTGAAGACCGGGATGCGGCCGCTGAAGGACCTGGCCAAGCAGACCAGCCGGATCGCCAAGGCCACTGCCTCGGGCGAGCGCGTCGCGGACCTCCTCGAGGCCCAGACCGACCTGCCTGAGGCCCCGAACGCCCGTCCGTTGCAGAGCCGGAACCCGGACATCACGTTCGAGAACGTCTTCGCCGGTCACGGCGAGGGGACCACCGTGCTCCAGAAGATCAACCTGCACATCCCGGCCGGGGAGCATCTGGCCATCCTTGGCCCGTCCGGGGCCGGGAAATCGACGTTGGCCAGCCTGGTCCTGCGGATGATCGACCCCACCTCGGGCGTGGTCCGGGTGGGGGGAGAGGACCTGCGGGAACTCCAGATCGCCTCCGTGCGCTCCCACGTCTCAATCCTGCTGCAGGACTCCGTGCTCTTCGGCACCACGGTCAAGGAGAACATCAAGTTCGGGCGCCTCGAGGCCTCCGACGAGGACATTGCACAGGCCGCCAGGCTGGCCCAGGCGGACGGCTTTATCCGCGAACTCCCCAAAGGCTATGACACCCTTCTGGCAGAAGCCGCCAAGGATCTCTCCGGCGGCCAACGCCAGCGGCTTGCGATCGCCCGCGCGATCCTCCGGCAGGCACCCATCGTCATCCTCGATGAGGCGACGGCCGGATTGGACCCGGCGTCCCGCGAATCCATCCTGGACGCCCTCGAGGTCCTGACCCGGGAACGGACGACGATCACCATCACCCACGATGCCTTCGCCGCACGCGCCTGCGACCGGGTGATTTGGCTCGAGGAAGGCCGCATTATCGAAGAGGGCCGCCCGCTGGAGCTGCTCCAGGACCCCGGGAGCCACTTCGCCAAATGGATGGGAACCGCGCCTGCCCCCGCCCCGGCCCGCCGGGTAGGGCCGGCCACATCCGGCCTGGAGGTTAGGACGTGAACGCACTCCGGACGCAATGGCGGCACGCCGACCTCGCGCTCGCCGGCCGCGACGCGGAACTCCCCTGCCTTGCAGCCATGCTCGACGACGACGCCCTCTCCGAGCTGGTGGGCGAAGCACTCCAAGTCACCCGGGTCCGGTACAAGCCACACACCTCGTTGCTGGTTGCGTTCCTGCGCACCGGCAAAGGCGGGGGAAGTTACGGCTGGGCTCTCAGCACGGCGAGCAACGTCAAGTTGGAAGGCCGTGCGCGCTCCTCGGCGCGGAGTGGCGGAGGCGTTCGCCTCATCCGGCTACCCCTGCCGCACACGGACGCGATCATGGCCGTGGGCGGCATCGAGGACGACTGGGCCTTACGGAAGAACCTGCGGTGGCTGGGAGAGCACGGACTCGAACGGCTCGGCGTGGCCCACGCACCCGGACAAGGACTGCTTAGCGGCACCACCCGGGTACTGCGCTACAAGCCCGAGCGGCGGCTGGTTCTGCTGGCAGGTTCTCCGGATGCTCCCGTTGTGATCAAGACCGCGGCCCTGCCCGCCGACGAGGATGCGGACCTGCTGTTCCATCAGCGGCTGCGGCGGCACGGGGTTCCGGTGCTTCCCCGGCTCAGCGGGGAAGGATTGGCCAGACACGGCACCAGCGCCAGCCCCGTGTGGGGCGATCGGGACCTGACCGCGAGCGCCGGCCCGGAAGGTGCCCGCCTCGCGGGAGAGGCCCTCGCACGGCTCCATGGCATGCCCTCCGAGGTTGAGTCCGGCCCTGCAACGCAGTCCGAAGCGCTTCGGCTTCAGTTGGAGGCAACCTGCTCTATGGTCGTTTCCCTCTTGCCCGCGCTCGGGCCGCCGGCCGCCAAGGTCGCAGACCGGATCCGCCGCCAGCTGGATGGAGCCCCGGATGGTGGGACCGCCGCCCAGGTCCACGGGGATTTCTCCGCGGACCAGGTGCTGGTCAGCGGAACCGACATCCGCCTGATCGACTTCGACCGCGCGCGCGTTGGGACCCCGGAATCCGATCTGGGTTCCTTTGCAGCGGTCGAGGAAATCAGCCACTGGAGAGGGACCGCGCTGACCACCCAGCACACCCAACATCTGATGGAAGGCTACATCGAGGCGGGCGGCCGGTTCACGCCCCCGGCAGTGGACGCGTGGGCGGCGGTCCGGTTCTTCGCGAACATCGTTGATCCGTTCAGGGACCGGAGGCCGGAGTGGGCCGGCGAAATGTCCCGGCACCTTGAACGGGCCCAGGAGTTGATCCCATGAGCTGGCTTCCACCGGTCCCGCAGACCGCCGTCGACGGGTCCGGCCGGACCTGGCACATCCACCGGGCGTGGGCGGACCGGACACCGGGCGACTACGCCCTGGAGGTCGTGGCGCCCGGACAGCCGGGCGTCCGCGGAGCCCAGCTCCGCTCCGGACACTTTGAGCTCCTGTCCGGCTACGACCCGGGACTGCCGGCATTCCAGGAGGAGGCGCGGCAAGGTGTAGTAATCTGCCACCGGCCCCACAAACGGGCCGTCATCCGGGCGGACGGCTGCTACATCAAGATCTTCGAGCCCGGCGCCGCCGTGGTCCCCGCCGAACGCTGCGCACAGACGGACCTTGTCCTGGCACCCAATATCTTCGACGTACCCAAAATTCTTCGCAGCTCCCCCGACGTCCTCGTTTTCAGTACTGTCCCCGGACGGACTTTGGGGGACCTGGGCCTGGATACGACGACGGTCAGCGACGAAGCTCTGGCCCGGGCGTGGGACAAATGGACGCAGGCCTGGACCGCCCAGGTGGGCGGCCGCTACGACGCCGCCAGGCGGCGAGCCCTCGGCACCCTGCCGCTTCATCCGCCGGAGGCCGAAGTGTCGGATTTGTGGCGGTGGGTGAACCGCTGGCTGCGCCACTACAAAAACGTTCCCGAAGCGTCGGCGCAAGGCGAGGCGTTGTGGGCCCGGGCGGAAGAGGTGGCGCGGGACCTGCTCGAAGCGGAACCCGATCCGCTGGTCTGGTCCCACGGGGATCTTCACGACAACCAAATCCTCACCACGGGCGGTGCGGCGCCGCTCGGGTTGCTGGATTTTGACGACACGGCCCAAGCCGAGGCCGCCCGGGACCTCGCCAATATGGATGTTCTCCTGGAACTTCGCGTGCGGAAGAGCCGGATAACGCCGGCACGGTACCTGACGGTGCACAATCAGATTCTGGCCGCCGCCGAAGAACTGCACGTCAGTCCGGGCCGGTTCCAGACCTATTCCGACGTCGTCTGGCTGCGTAAGGCATGTTCCCCGCTGCCCCGGCGCTCGTCCATGGCCCTCGACATTCTCACCGCACGCGCCGTGCACCGTGGCCGCCGGGCTCAGGAGCTGATGACATGAGCTGGCACCCCCCGGTTCCGGTCGCCGTACCGGACAAGAACGGCACAAGCCTGCTGGTCCGGCGGGCCTGGCCCGCCGAAACCGCAGGCCACTACGTCTTGGAGCTGACGGCACCGGACCGGGCAGGGGTCCGGGCAGCCCACCTCCGGGCCGGACAGTTGGAGCTGCTGCCAAAAGGCAGGGACCCCCGCCTGCACGCTTTGGCACAACTGGCACGGAACGGCGAGGTGGTGGTGCACCGTGCCCACATGCGTGCCGTGGTCCGGGCCGGCGACCGCTATTCCAAGATCTTCCGGTCCAGCAGGTCCGTCGATTCCATGGCCCGGCACGCCGGGACGGTTGAACTCCTGGACTCTGAGGACTTCCTCGCACCCGAAATCGTCTCCTTCACGCCGGGCTGCCTCACCCTCAGCGGCCTCCCCGGCCGCTCCCTGTTTGAACTCGGAAACGACTCCGCGGTCAGCGATACCTGGTTCGAAACAGCCTGGCAAAAATGGTCCCAAGCCTGGGTCCGGCAGCAATGCCGGGCCGGCTCTGCCGCGCACCGTCCCGCCCTCGAGGCGCTCCCGCCCCGCAATGCCGCCGTCGAGCTGGAGAACATGCAACGCCTGGTGCACCTGTGGCTGCTGCACGCCCAGAACGTTCCGGAGGCCGAAGCCCAGCGAAATGCCGTCCGCGCGGCGGCAAGGCAGATCGCTGCTCAGCTGCTCGGGACCGAACCTGATCCCCCCGTGTGGTCCCATGGAGACCTCCACGACAAGCAGATCTTCGCTGCCGGCCCGGAAGCTTCGCTGGCGTTGCTGGACTTCGACGAGGCGGCGCGCGCCGAAGCCGCGGCCGACCTCGCTAACCTTTCCGTTCATCTTCAGCTGCGCCTGGGTCAGGGCCGCTTGACCGCCGCGCGGTACCAGGCCGCCCAACGCCACGTTCTCGCGGCTGTCGACGAACTTCGGGTCACCCCGGCGCGCTTCAATGCCTACGCGAACGCGACACGGCTGCGGCTGGGTTGCCTCTATTCCTTCCGGCCGCCGTGGGGCACCCTTGCCGAGGAATTCCTGAGCCACCCTGCAGAAGACGGTGAGCCGCTCCCCGCCGCCGGGGTGGCATCGGTTCGGGGCTGACTGCCTGCGGGGTAACTATCTGCGGGGGTTCGCGTGGCCGGGAACACCAAACCGGACGGAGACGTTGGCCCTTTTAGTGGCCCCATCGCTGGGACGCGCACGTACCGACTTCAGACCGTACCGAGAGGACTGCTTACATGGCTTACATCAAGGTTGGCACCGAGAACAGCACCGACGTCGAGCTGTACTACGAGGACCACGGGGCCGGGCAGCCGGTGGTTCTGATCCACGGCTACCCGCTGGACGGATCCTCCTGGGAGAAGCAGACCGCGGCCCTGCTGGGCGCCGGGTACCGCGTCATCACCTATGACCGCCGGGGCTTCGGCAAGTCCAGCAAGCCCACCGAAGGTTACGACTACGACACCTTCACGGCCGACCTCAACACGCTCCTCACCGCCCTGGACCTCGATGACGTCGTGCTGGTCGGCTTCTCGATGGGCACCGGCGAAGTGGGCCGCTATCTCGGCAGCTACGGCTCCGCCCGGGTGGCCAAGGCCGTGTTCCTCGGCTCACTGGAGCCCTACCTGCTGCAGGCCGAGGACAACCCCACCGGCGTCCCGCAATCGGTCTTCGATGGCCTGACGGAGGCTGTGACCGCGGACCGGTACGCCTTCTTCACCGACTTCTTCAAGAACTTCTACAACAGCGACACCTTCCTTGGCACTCCGCGGCTCAGCGAGGAAGTGATGCGTGCCGGCTGGAACCTTGCCACCTCGGGCGGTCCCACGGCCTCGGTGGCGGCGCAGCCCACCTGGTTGACCGATTTCCGCAAGGACATCCCGAAGATCGATGTCCCCGCGCTGATTGTCCACGGCACGGCGGACAACATCCTGCCGATCGACTCGACCGGGCGCGAGTTCGCCAAGGCCCTGCCGGCCGCCGAGTACCTCGAGATCGAGGGCGCCCCGCACGGGATGCTGTGGACCCATGCGGCCGAGGTCAACGAGGCGCTGCTCGGCTTCCTCGCCAAGTAGCGTCAACCTCCCGCCCCGGACCGCACGCCCGCCGCTGGTACCGGCCCCAACCTGCCTAGAACAAGGCGTCGGTGACGGCCGCAGTGAGCTGGTGGATGACCTCGGTGCGGTCCGGCACCGACAACAGGTCCTCGCCCTTGGTGTAGACGACGAAGGCGTAGGCGCGGCCGTCCTTCTCGAGGATGGCCGCGTCGTGGAGTTCCCCGCCGAGCAGGCCGTACTTGTGGAAGACCCTGACGCCGGCGGGGACAGCGGCGGGAATGAGCGTCTCGTAGTTAGTGTCCTGCATCAAGCCCAGCAGCTGTGCGGTGTCCTGCCCATCCAGCAAGTCTCCGCCGTAGAGTCCCGCCAGGATCCGGGCCATTTCTGAGGCAGTCAGGGTGTTGGTTTCCGGGTCATAGTCCACACCAATCGAGGCCGCGTAGTCCGTCAGCTCCGCGTGCCCTACCGCGTCCATGATCAGCGACCAGGAGTCGTTGTCGCTCTGCTGGATCATTTCCTGGAGCTGGAATTCCGCGGTGTAGTCCCCCAGCGGATCCGCCAGGGAGGCCGCGCCGGATTCGGTCAGGTTGTAGTACGCCTCGGCGGCCAGGACCTTCGCCGTGCTGGCCGCGACGAAGGCCTCCTGCACACCGTACTCGTGGACGGTTCCGCCGGAGAGGTCAAGGAGGGCGACGCCGATCTGGTATTCGCCGTGGGCGTCAATGATGCTGCTGATTTCCGTGTCCAGCTCAGCGTCGACAGGTCCGGACGACACCACGGGGCCCGGCATCGCCTCCGCCGCCGAAGCCGTGGCGGAGGGAACACTGGCCACCGGGCTGGTTGCCGCTGAGCGGGCGTCCGCGGCGGAGTGGATGCCTGCGGAAAGCGCAACCGCCAGGACGGCAGCGCACAGCGTCAGCAGGGCTGTGCGAAGGGAGCGGAACCGGCGGGAACGCGGTGGCCTGGGCGAGGTGCCCTGGGTGAGCTGCCGGCGGCTTGGCTGGTGGAGTGCGGGTTCTTCCATGGTGCTTTCAAGCTAGCCGGTCCGGCTGTGCCCGGGCTATGAACCAGCTGTCACCGGCCGGCCGAGCCCGATTTCAGGCGTCTTCGTCCCACATGCCGGCATCGGCCGCGTCTTCTGGCTTGTCCATCGCATCAGGGTCGCCGGATCCCACGTAGGCGGCGGGAACTGTGCCGGCGGCCTGGGTCAGCTGCTCCTCGCGGATATTCCCGGCCTGTCCGGCTTCCGCGTGGGGGTGCGGGGCTTCGACGGCGTCCGGGTCACCGGGTCCGCGAAGATCGGCCGGGTCGTTGCTGCTGTCCTGCGGATCACTCATGGGGCTGCCTTTCGCGAGGGGAACGGGTCACTTTCCCACAGTAACGTGAACCCTGCGGACTGGGCGGCCGACGGTTCGAGGAGCCCGACAGGCCCCAACCCGCCCCGGTCCGCGCGCCGCGCACCAGCGCCGGAATACGGCAATTGCCAGCGGTGTTGTGCATGGCAGCCCCGTTTTCCATCTTCCGAAGGATCCCCATGAGCCAGAATGTCACCGTAAAGCTTCAGCCCGGCACGCCCGCACCGGACTTCACCCTGCCGGACGCTGATGGGCGGAAGGTGTCCCTCGCCGATTACCGCGG
Encoded here:
- a CDS encoding aminoglycoside phosphotransferase family protein; this translates as MSWLPPVPQTAVDGSGRTWHIHRAWADRTPGDYALEVVAPGQPGVRGAQLRSGHFELLSGYDPGLPAFQEEARQGVVICHRPHKRAVIRADGCYIKIFEPGAAVVPAERCAQTDLVLAPNIFDVPKILRSSPDVLVFSTVPGRTLGDLGLDTTTVSDEALARAWDKWTQAWTAQVGGRYDAARRRALGTLPLHPPEAEVSDLWRWVNRWLRHYKNVPEASAQGEALWARAEEVARDLLEAEPDPLVWSHGDLHDNQILTTGGAAPLGLLDFDDTAQAEAARDLANMDVLLELRVRKSRITPARYLTVHNQILAAAEELHVSPGRFQTYSDVVWLRKACSPLPRRSSMALDILTARAVHRGRRAQELMT
- a CDS encoding phosphotransferase yields the protein MSWHPPVPVAVPDKNGTSLLVRRAWPAETAGHYVLELTAPDRAGVRAAHLRAGQLELLPKGRDPRLHALAQLARNGEVVVHRAHMRAVVRAGDRYSKIFRSSRSVDSMARHAGTVELLDSEDFLAPEIVSFTPGCLTLSGLPGRSLFELGNDSAVSDTWFETAWQKWSQAWVRQQCRAGSAAHRPALEALPPRNAAVELENMQRLVHLWLLHAQNVPEAEAQRNAVRAAARQIAAQLLGTEPDPPVWSHGDLHDKQIFAAGPEASLALLDFDEAARAEAAADLANLSVHLQLRLGQGRLTAARYQAAQRHVLAAVDELRVTPARFNAYANATRLRLGCLYSFRPPWGTLAEEFLSHPAEDGEPLPAAGVASVRG
- a CDS encoding alpha/beta fold hydrolase, which translates into the protein MAYIKVGTENSTDVELYYEDHGAGQPVVLIHGYPLDGSSWEKQTAALLGAGYRVITYDRRGFGKSSKPTEGYDYDTFTADLNTLLTALDLDDVVLVGFSMGTGEVGRYLGSYGSARVAKAVFLGSLEPYLLQAEDNPTGVPQSVFDGLTEAVTADRYAFFTDFFKNFYNSDTFLGTPRLSEEVMRAGWNLATSGGPTASVAAQPTWLTDFRKDIPKIDVPALIVHGTADNILPIDSTGREFAKALPAAEYLEIEGAPHGMLWTHAAEVNEALLGFLAK
- a CDS encoding serine hydrolase, with protein sequence MEEPALHQPSRRQLTQGTSPRPPRSRRFRSLRTALLTLCAAVLAVALSAGIHSAADARSAATSPVASVPSATASAAEAMPGPVVSSGPVDAELDTEISSIIDAHGEYQIGVALLDLSGGTVHEYGVQEAFVAASTAKVLAAEAYYNLTESGAASLADPLGDYTAEFQLQEMIQQSDNDSWSLIMDAVGHAELTDYAASIGVDYDPETNTLTASEMARILAGLYGGDLLDGQDTAQLLGLMQDTNYETLIPAAVPAGVRVFHKYGLLGGELHDAAILEKDGRAYAFVVYTKGEDLLSVPDRTEVIHQLTAAVTDALF